A single region of the Pseudalkalibacillus berkeleyi genome encodes:
- a CDS encoding DUF72 domain-containing protein gives MIEIGVTGWGDHDSLYAPDIRPTDKLKTYSSFFPTVEVDSSFYAIQPIKNYQKWVRDTPDRFSFVVKAYQGMTGHTRGEIPFSTADEMFNLFKESIQPLQEANKLKMVLFQYPPWFDCNRDNVEQLRLAKEKMGDIPVALEFRHQSWFHPSYIERTLDFMREEEWIHSICDEPQAGSGSVPRVLEKTHPQQTLIRFHGRNEHGWQKKGNPNWRDVRYLYRYNKEELIEWKERLVELHTPGHDLTVLFNNNSGGDAADNAKEVIDLLGIEYGGLAPRQLDLF, from the coding sequence ATGATTGAGATTGGAGTTACGGGCTGGGGGGACCATGATTCTCTTTATGCCCCAGATATTAGACCGACTGACAAACTGAAAACGTACAGTAGCTTTTTTCCAACTGTTGAAGTCGATTCATCCTTTTATGCCATTCAACCGATTAAGAACTACCAAAAGTGGGTGAGGGACACGCCAGATCGTTTCTCATTCGTGGTTAAGGCTTATCAAGGGATGACAGGGCATACGAGGGGAGAAATCCCATTTTCGACCGCAGATGAAATGTTCAACCTATTTAAAGAATCGATCCAACCACTCCAAGAGGCAAACAAACTGAAAATGGTGCTGTTTCAATATCCACCATGGTTTGATTGTAATCGTGACAATGTGGAGCAGCTTAGGTTAGCGAAAGAAAAAATGGGGGACATACCCGTAGCTTTGGAGTTCAGGCACCAATCTTGGTTCCACCCTTCTTACATTGAGCGAACGCTTGATTTTATGAGAGAGGAAGAGTGGATTCACAGTATTTGCGATGAGCCTCAAGCCGGTTCAGGCTCAGTACCTAGAGTCCTTGAGAAAACACATCCTCAACAAACGCTCATTCGCTTTCATGGCCGAAACGAACACGGCTGGCAAAAGAAAGGCAACCCAAATTGGCGGGATGTCCGATATCTTTATCGTTATAATAAGGAAGAGCTCATAGAATGGAAAGAACGGCTAGTCGAACTGCATACCCCTGGTCATGATTTGACGGTATTATTCAATAACAACTCAGGTGGGGATGCTGCAGATAACGCGAAAGAAGTGATTGATCTCCTCGGGATTGAATATGGTGGACTTGCACCAAGACAGCTGGACTTATTTTAA
- a CDS encoding tripartite tricarboxylate transporter substrate binding protein, giving the protein MKNIWMIAILSLLVFATACGNEGANSENTDDGEWKPNKNIEIVAPSGAGGGWDTTARSVAKVMEDEGVVEKDMGVVNKPGGGGAVGWSYINSTNNPHNIFVSSPPLVFVPLNGQSDLSYEDFTPLSNMIADYGAFAVAEDAKWDNLNELFDDMKKDPSSVTVVGTSSPGSMDHMQFVKLAKEAGVDIKKIKYVSSQDGGALTQILNGSADVFSTGVAETVEQVRAGKIKVLGITSEERLEGEVLSKYKTAKEQGIDATFVNWRGFFGPKDMDPAAVKYYEEKFKAVSDSEAFADIRKKYGWDEMYMNSEEYQTFLKKQTEELGSLLDELGLGKK; this is encoded by the coding sequence ATGAAGAACATTTGGATGATTGCAATCTTATCTTTACTCGTATTTGCAACAGCTTGTGGAAATGAAGGAGCAAATTCTGAAAACACGGATGATGGAGAATGGAAGCCGAATAAAAACATTGAAATCGTAGCACCAAGTGGCGCTGGTGGCGGTTGGGACACAACAGCAAGAAGCGTTGCTAAAGTGATGGAAGATGAGGGAGTCGTTGAAAAAGATATGGGGGTTGTCAATAAGCCAGGCGGCGGTGGAGCTGTAGGTTGGTCCTATATAAATAGTACGAACAATCCACATAACATTTTCGTTTCTTCGCCACCATTAGTATTTGTACCGTTGAATGGTCAATCAGATCTATCTTATGAAGATTTCACACCACTATCTAATATGATCGCAGACTATGGTGCATTTGCAGTAGCAGAGGATGCGAAATGGGACAACCTGAATGAACTATTTGATGATATGAAAAAGGACCCTTCCAGTGTGACGGTTGTCGGAACCTCATCACCTGGTTCAATGGACCATATGCAATTCGTAAAACTTGCAAAAGAGGCAGGCGTCGATATTAAGAAAATCAAATATGTATCTTCACAGGACGGCGGTGCACTTACGCAAATCCTCAACGGAAGCGCGGATGTCTTTTCTACCGGTGTTGCAGAAACAGTCGAACAAGTGAGAGCAGGGAAAATTAAAGTGCTAGGTATTACATCTGAGGAACGACTTGAGGGTGAAGTCCTATCAAAATACAAAACAGCTAAAGAACAAGGTATCGATGCAACGTTCGTTAACTGGAGAGGATTTTTCGGTCCGAAAGACATGGACCCAGCTGCAGTCAAATACTATGAAGAGAAATTTAAAGCGGTTAGCGATTCTGAAGCTTTTGCCGATATTCGTAAAAAGTACGGTTGGGACGAAATGTACATGAACAGCGAAGAATATCAAACTTTCCTTAAAAAACAAACCGAAGAACTTGGTAGTTTATTAGATGAACTGGGGCTAGGAAAGAAATAA
- a CDS encoding ATP-binding protein, with the protein MSSRIRISLQSKILGLVISIIVCVIILLAGVFAYWEKQETEEKMGQLALQAATTLSFMPTIKEAFDQPTPSEIIQPIALSIQQEVDAEFVVVGNKNSIRYAHPDPWKIGKQMVGGDNARALLNGEYYISKAEGTLGPSLRGKAPILNDNGEIIGIVSVGFLIEEINSAIVTKLIDIAGISLIVLLLGAFGSYMLARSIRKDTMGLEPFQIATLFRDREAILSSVKEGIISIDDQGNVAVMNQSAKMLLNIDFDTKNKPIEEVFPNTHMLRVLDTGQAESDQEMTLKDRVVIVNRKPILDDNRVVGVVASFRDKTEVREMVNALSEVKRYSEDLRAQTHEYTNKMYVLLGMLQLGNVEEAVQIIQNEFQTSEYQNRIIFDQIKDDTVQAILLGKISKASEQKIEFRVDEESSLEVIPPHINRSKLVTILGNLIDNAFEAVINEEPKQVLFFATDLGNEIVFEVTDYGPGIREGIMPYLFMRGFSTKQGEQRGYGLSNVREIVQELDGTLEVSGTAGTGTVFSVFIPKQKEDNHDFHCNC; encoded by the coding sequence ATGTCCTCACGTATTCGAATATCCTTACAATCTAAAATTCTTGGCTTAGTCATCTCAATTATCGTTTGTGTCATTATTCTTTTAGCAGGCGTATTTGCGTACTGGGAAAAGCAAGAGACGGAAGAAAAAATGGGTCAACTAGCCCTTCAGGCTGCAACTACCCTGTCCTTTATGCCGACTATTAAAGAAGCATTTGACCAACCCACCCCATCTGAAATCATCCAGCCTATAGCTTTAAGCATACAACAGGAGGTTGACGCAGAGTTCGTCGTTGTGGGGAATAAGAATAGCATTCGGTATGCCCATCCGGATCCTTGGAAAATCGGAAAACAGATGGTCGGTGGTGACAATGCGCGAGCATTACTGAATGGCGAATATTACATATCAAAAGCAGAAGGTACTCTCGGACCTTCCTTAAGAGGTAAAGCACCGATTTTAAATGATAATGGAGAAATTATTGGGATTGTATCTGTTGGATTCTTAATTGAAGAAATTAATTCTGCTATTGTTACAAAATTAATAGATATTGCTGGAATTTCTCTCATCGTACTTTTACTTGGCGCATTTGGGAGTTATATGCTTGCTAGAAGCATCCGAAAGGACACCATGGGTCTCGAACCCTTTCAAATTGCAACATTGTTCCGTGATCGCGAAGCCATCCTCTCTTCCGTAAAGGAAGGAATTATTTCAATTGATGATCAAGGAAATGTTGCGGTAATGAATCAGTCTGCGAAGATGCTGTTAAACATTGATTTTGATACGAAAAATAAACCAATAGAAGAAGTCTTTCCAAATACCCATATGCTTCGTGTTTTAGATACAGGACAGGCTGAAAGTGACCAGGAAATGACGCTGAAGGACCGGGTTGTTATTGTGAATCGAAAGCCGATTTTAGATGATAACCGAGTGGTGGGTGTCGTTGCAAGCTTCCGGGATAAAACGGAAGTAAGGGAAATGGTAAATGCTTTATCCGAAGTGAAGCGTTACTCGGAGGATCTACGTGCACAAACGCATGAATACACAAACAAAATGTATGTTTTACTAGGAATGCTTCAATTAGGAAATGTAGAAGAAGCAGTTCAGATTATCCAGAATGAATTTCAAACATCTGAATATCAAAATCGGATTATTTTTGATCAAATAAAGGATGACACCGTTCAAGCGATTTTATTAGGAAAGATTAGCAAGGCATCTGAGCAGAAAATTGAATTTAGAGTTGATGAGGAATCTTCTCTAGAAGTGATTCCTCCACATATTAACCGATCCAAGCTTGTAACGATTTTAGGAAACCTAATTGATAATGCCTTTGAAGCGGTCATAAATGAAGAACCTAAACAGGTTTTGTTTTTCGCTACGGATCTTGGAAATGAAATCGTATTCGAAGTCACTGATTATGGTCCAGGAATAAGAGAGGGGATCATGCCTTATTTATTTATGAGAGGATTTTCAACAAAGCAGGGTGAACAACGGGGTTATGGTCTTTCCAATGTACGTGAAATTGTCCAAGAGCTCGATGGGACGCTAGAAGTAAGTGGAACGGCGGGAACAGGAACTGTATTTTCTGTTTTCATTCCTAAGCAGAAGGAGGATAACCATGATTTCCATTGTAATTGCTGA
- a CDS encoding tripartite tricarboxylate transporter permease: MGALDGLMQGFQIAFSLEGLLFVLIGVVTGTLIGMMPGLGPISAIAIMIPVTYGMNPSTALVMMAGVYYGAVFGGSTSSILLNAPGISGTVATSFDGYPMAQRGEAGKALAIAAISSFTGGTVSVVLLMLFAPALAQVAVSFGPPQYFALMLLGLTAISSLSDGSTIKALISATLGFIVATIGIDGQTGTNRFTFGNPNLMEGIDFLVIALGLFAIAEVCFLVLKRKDQSLSNQANIGNLKISKQDFKEMRGPMTRQSFLGFLLGVLPGAGATIASFIGYITEKRIAKKPEEFGKGSVKGLAAPETANNAATSGAFVPLLSLGIPGSGTTAVMLGAFLVLGIQPGPLLVQDHPDVFWGIIASMYIGNVFLLILNLPLIPYIAKILNISRPLLISLVIVFSLIGVYSISFSTFDLYLLLLFGVVGYLMRLLSFPAAPFILAFILGGMMEQAFRQALTASGGSLMVFINDPISVSLLIVSILSFVVPFIRGRKKTQ, from the coding sequence ATGGGTGCATTAGATGGACTAATGCAAGGGTTTCAAATTGCCTTCAGTTTAGAAGGATTGTTGTTTGTTCTAATCGGAGTAGTGACCGGGACATTAATCGGAATGATGCCTGGTCTAGGTCCGATTAGTGCGATTGCGATTATGATTCCTGTTACATATGGGATGAACCCATCAACTGCTCTCGTTATGATGGCTGGCGTTTATTATGGAGCTGTCTTTGGTGGGTCGACATCTTCTATATTATTAAATGCGCCTGGTATTTCAGGAACTGTCGCTACCTCATTCGACGGTTACCCGATGGCACAGCGAGGGGAGGCCGGTAAAGCGTTAGCGATTGCAGCAATCTCCTCATTTACAGGTGGAACGGTATCAGTTGTTTTGCTTATGCTCTTTGCTCCGGCATTAGCACAGGTGGCTGTATCCTTCGGACCTCCCCAGTACTTCGCCTTAATGCTTCTTGGATTAACAGCGATTTCAAGCCTATCAGATGGCTCAACAATCAAAGCTTTGATCTCAGCTACATTAGGGTTTATCGTTGCGACAATAGGGATAGATGGCCAAACCGGAACAAACCGATTTACATTCGGAAATCCGAATTTAATGGAAGGGATCGATTTCCTTGTCATAGCACTCGGTTTATTTGCGATTGCTGAAGTATGTTTTTTAGTTTTAAAACGAAAGGATCAATCGTTAAGCAATCAAGCTAACATCGGTAACCTAAAAATTAGTAAGCAAGACTTCAAAGAAATGCGTGGACCGATGACGAGACAATCCTTCCTTGGCTTTTTGTTAGGTGTGTTGCCTGGGGCAGGCGCGACAATCGCTTCTTTTATCGGGTATATTACGGAAAAAAGAATAGCTAAAAAGCCTGAAGAATTCGGAAAAGGATCTGTGAAAGGATTAGCAGCTCCCGAAACAGCCAACAATGCGGCAACGAGCGGTGCTTTTGTTCCATTATTGAGCTTAGGTATACCTGGGTCTGGTACGACAGCGGTTATGTTAGGAGCGTTTTTGGTCCTCGGCATCCAACCAGGTCCGTTACTCGTACAAGATCATCCCGATGTTTTTTGGGGGATCATCGCAAGTATGTATATTGGTAACGTGTTTTTATTAATTCTTAACTTACCGCTGATTCCTTACATTGCAAAAATACTGAATATCTCACGCCCGTTGCTGATTTCACTTGTAATCGTATTTAGTTTAATTGGCGTTTACTCGATTAGCTTCAGTACTTTTGATTTGTATTTACTACTCTTATTCGGGGTAGTAGGATACTTAATGAGATTGTTATCATTCCCAGCTGCGCCATTTATACTAGCCTTTATCTTAGGTGGGATGATGGAGCAAGCATTCCGACAAGCCCTAACAGCTTCAGGAGGGAGCTTGATGGTATTCATTAATGATCCGATATCCGTTTCGCTATTGATTGTTAGTATATTGTCATTTGTAGTACCGTTTATTCGCGGGCGGAAAAAAACGCAATGA
- a CDS encoding tripartite tricarboxylate transporter TctB family protein — MNQKISVFLILFSTGYLYLSFQLKEYPYVPVDSDLVPKALGILLIGLAVLLFFDKSSESDEERKKRVVPKKEILVLVSVGGMIFLYIFLFEGLGFLLTTALFVFFCSWFLGYKKWLSNALVSIIFPSVLYYLFNYLLQIRLPQGLLPF; from the coding sequence ATGAATCAAAAAATCAGCGTTTTTCTCATATTGTTCAGCACTGGCTACTTATATTTAAGCTTTCAGTTGAAAGAGTATCCATATGTACCAGTTGATTCGGATTTAGTCCCTAAAGCGCTCGGGATCCTATTAATTGGACTTGCCGTTCTATTATTTTTTGATAAATCCTCGGAATCAGATGAGGAAAGGAAGAAGCGGGTAGTACCAAAAAAAGAAATCTTGGTCCTCGTTTCAGTTGGAGGTATGATTTTTCTTTATATCTTTTTATTTGAAGGACTTGGATTTCTTCTGACTACAGCATTATTTGTATTTTTCTGTTCGTGGTTTCTTGGCTACAAGAAATGGTTGAGTAATGCATTGGTTTCAATTATTTTTCCATCTGTTTTATATTATCTATTTAACTATTTACTTCAAATACGTTTACCACAAGGATTATTACCATTTTAA
- the yunB gene encoding sporulation protein YunB: MWRIRRRARMKGPLPFQYVFIISFIIFILLTAQALWLVDQGIQPALMKIAETETEDIAQLAIRSAVKSRIVDSGKIGELLVYKEDKDGNVVSVSTNPKVINEVQSLATANVQSLLEQIEQGKKPDFYNFADVEVTRENEEQAGYITEIPLGRATNNSLLANLGPSIPVKLRVIGSVQSDWIETTEVSGINNTKLRGWINVVVKVQVVVPFQTDEKEIETNIMLVSVFMPGKVPDYYGPGGGVQPTIPITESNKSEDDKENGSQ; this comes from the coding sequence ATGTGGCGAATACGGAGGCGTGCCCGAATGAAAGGTCCGCTACCTTTTCAATACGTTTTTATAATTTCATTCATTATATTTATTTTGTTGACTGCCCAGGCACTTTGGTTAGTCGATCAAGGTATACAACCTGCACTAATGAAAATCGCTGAAACAGAGACAGAGGATATTGCTCAACTTGCAATTCGTAGTGCGGTAAAGAGTAGAATCGTTGACTCTGGTAAAATTGGTGAATTGCTTGTGTATAAAGAAGATAAGGATGGAAATGTCGTAAGTGTAAGTACGAATCCTAAAGTAATTAATGAAGTACAGTCACTTGCAACAGCAAATGTACAGTCTCTCCTCGAGCAAATTGAACAAGGGAAAAAACCTGATTTCTACAATTTCGCAGACGTAGAAGTGACGCGGGAAAATGAAGAGCAAGCTGGATATATTACGGAAATACCATTAGGGCGAGCGACAAACAACTCTTTACTTGCTAACTTAGGTCCAAGTATACCGGTTAAGCTTCGTGTAATCGGAAGTGTTCAATCAGATTGGATTGAAACAACTGAAGTGTCTGGTATTAATAATACAAAGCTTCGAGGTTGGATTAATGTTGTCGTTAAAGTTCAAGTAGTCGTTCCGTTCCAAACAGATGAAAAGGAAATAGAGACGAACATTATGCTCGTATCTGTATTCATGCCAGGAAAAGTACCAGATTACTATGGTCCAGGAGGAGGCGTACAACCAACTATACCTATTACGGAAAGCAATAAATCTGAGGATGACAAAGAGAATGGATCACAGTAA
- a CDS encoding response regulator translates to MISIVIAEDDFRVAHLHERFLSTIEGVKVVGKALNAKETMELLYEKKPDLLLLDVYMPDRLGSEILRDIREVFNQLDIIMITAANEKAIIDEALKYGVHDYIIKPISIDRFNETIHDYKQKRKIMQTSQALDQAMVDQLVRRDQSKNTMTSNVPKGIDPITLDKVKNILGDSQQGITAEQVSEILGSSKTTARRYLEYLISVNEGTAEMRYGKVGRPERKYFMEK, encoded by the coding sequence ATGATTTCCATTGTAATTGCTGAAGATGACTTTAGAGTGGCTCATCTCCATGAAAGATTTCTTTCTACTATAGAAGGTGTAAAAGTAGTTGGTAAAGCATTAAATGCCAAAGAGACGATGGAATTGCTTTATGAAAAGAAGCCTGATTTATTACTCTTAGATGTATACATGCCAGATCGACTGGGGTCTGAGATACTAAGGGATATTAGGGAAGTGTTTAATCAGCTAGATATTATTATGATTACTGCAGCAAACGAAAAGGCTATAATTGATGAAGCATTGAAATATGGAGTGCATGACTATATTATTAAGCCGATTTCTATAGATCGATTTAACGAAACGATTCATGATTACAAACAAAAACGTAAAATCATGCAAACGTCTCAAGCTCTCGACCAGGCAATGGTAGATCAATTAGTAAGGAGAGACCAATCGAAAAATACAATGACAAGTAATGTCCCTAAAGGGATTGATCCAATTACATTAGATAAGGTAAAGAACATTTTAGGCGATTCACAACAAGGCATCACTGCTGAACAAGTAAGTGAGATTTTGGGTTCCTCAAAAACGACAGCAAGACGGTATTTAGAATATTTGATATCTGTTAATGAAGGAACAGCTGAGATGCGTTACGGCAAAGTAGGAAGACCTGAACGCAAATACTTTATGGAGAAATAG
- a CDS encoding bifunctional metallophosphatase/5'-nucleotidase, translated as MSNVKLHLYHTNDLHSHLDQWPKIMGFLKQQQQKHDEAKECVVRFDIGDHADRVHPLTEGTEGRGNVELMNEAGFLNATIGNNEGITFSKEQLDTLYQDANFQVILGNLKDDEGNRPHWAKPYDIHELPNGMKIGVIAATAPFRAYYELLNWDVLDPYESIVEFANEIRDQVDILILLSHLGLEADKQLATESTGIDIILGSHTHHVLPDGIHSNEVTIGQAGKFGFHVGHMEIDWNADHRKITHVKAEVMDVRNQQPDEESEMLLKQLTEKAHENLQEVVTVLNQPLELEWFSKSPFTTLLAEAIREWCDSEIGMINAGLLLEPLKEGPVTKGDLHKVCPHPINPCKLLLKGEYLKEMIHHALTNELANLRIKGLGFRGEVIGRMIFDGVETEGRLMDDGEYHVRRILINGEPIEQDRVYSVGTVDMFTFGRLLPSVAYSEEKKYYLPEMLRDVLAWKLKTLER; from the coding sequence TTGAGCAACGTAAAACTGCATCTGTATCATACAAATGATTTACATAGCCATTTAGATCAATGGCCTAAAATAATGGGTTTCCTTAAGCAACAACAACAAAAGCACGATGAGGCCAAAGAATGTGTCGTTCGTTTTGACATAGGAGATCATGCGGACAGAGTTCATCCGTTAACGGAAGGGACAGAAGGTCGTGGGAATGTTGAACTGATGAATGAGGCGGGCTTTCTTAATGCAACCATTGGAAATAACGAAGGGATTACATTTTCAAAGGAACAGCTCGATACACTTTATCAAGATGCGAATTTCCAAGTGATCCTTGGCAACTTGAAAGATGATGAGGGCAATCGGCCGCACTGGGCGAAGCCGTATGATATCCATGAGCTCCCGAATGGCATGAAAATAGGAGTTATTGCGGCAACGGCACCCTTTAGAGCGTATTATGAACTGTTGAACTGGGATGTGTTGGACCCTTATGAATCCATAGTCGAGTTTGCAAACGAAATACGAGATCAGGTTGATATTCTTATTCTACTGTCTCATCTAGGATTAGAAGCGGATAAGCAATTAGCAACTGAATCTACCGGGATTGATATCATCCTTGGATCGCATACACATCACGTCTTACCAGATGGCATTCATTCCAATGAAGTTACCATTGGTCAAGCAGGAAAGTTTGGTTTTCACGTTGGGCATATGGAGATTGACTGGAACGCTGATCATCGTAAAATCACCCATGTAAAAGCAGAAGTGATGGATGTGCGCAACCAACAACCAGATGAAGAGAGTGAAATGCTTCTTAAGCAATTGACGGAAAAAGCACATGAAAATTTACAAGAAGTAGTTACTGTACTGAACCAGCCCCTTGAACTTGAATGGTTTAGCAAGTCACCATTTACAACTCTTTTGGCTGAGGCGATCCGAGAATGGTGTGACAGTGAAATTGGTATGATTAATGCCGGGCTCCTTCTCGAGCCATTGAAAGAAGGACCCGTCACGAAGGGAGACTTACACAAAGTCTGTCCCCATCCCATCAACCCGTGTAAGCTCCTTTTAAAAGGTGAATATTTAAAGGAAATGATTCACCATGCGCTGACAAATGAACTTGCTAACCTTCGGATCAAAGGACTTGGTTTTCGCGGGGAAGTCATCGGACGAATGATTTTTGATGGTGTAGAAACGGAAGGTCGATTGATGGATGATGGGGAGTACCACGTTAGAAGAATACTAATCAATGGTGAGCCAATCGAGCAAGATAGGGTGTATTCAGTAGGGACCGTAGACATGTTCACATTTGGTAGACTACTCCCATCCGTAGCCTATTCGGAAGAAAAAAAATATTACCTGCCGGAGATGCTCAGGGACGTGCTTGCTTGGAAATTAAAAACCCTAGAAAGATAG
- a CDS encoding YunC family protein: MISVTPIEINGHLFTGVTVALPKTNFMSISNDKGYIMCGALDVALLNEKLAERKIIAGRAVGVRTLDQLLDAPLESVTLEAEAMGITVGTTGREALVKMAQ; encoded by the coding sequence ATGATTTCGGTCACCCCTATTGAGATCAATGGGCATTTATTTACAGGTGTAACCGTTGCATTACCGAAAACCAATTTCATGTCAATCAGTAATGACAAAGGATATATTATGTGTGGAGCATTGGATGTCGCTTTGTTAAATGAAAAACTTGCAGAGCGAAAAATCATTGCTGGGCGTGCAGTAGGTGTACGGACACTTGACCAACTGCTCGATGCACCTTTAGAATCCGTAACATTGGAAGCTGAAGCCATGGGCATCACGGTTGGAACGACTGGACGAGAAGCTTTGGTAAAAATGGCTCAATGA